The Tessaracoccus aquimaris sequence GTGTCGTTGTACTGGATGCCGGGATCGGCGCACTCCCACGCGGCCTTGGCGATCTTGCGGAAGAGGGTCTTGGCGTCGACCTCCTCGATCACCGAGCCGTCGCCGCGGGCGCGCAGCCCGAACGCGGAGCCGCTCTCCACGGCAGCCATGAACTCGTCGTTCACGCGCACCGAGTTGTTGGCGTTCTGGTACTGGACCGAGGTGATGTCCTTGCCGCCGAGGTCCATGTCGAACCCGGCGTCGCGCAGCGCACGGATCTTGTCCTCCTCGCGCGCCTTCGTCTCGACGAACTCCTCGATGTCGGGGTGGTCGACGTCCAGCACGACCATCTTCGCGGCCCGGCGGGTCGCGCCGCCCGACTTGATGGTGCCGGCAGAGGCGTCTGCGCCGCGCATGAAGGACACGGGGCCCGAGGCGGTGCCACCGGAGCTCAGCAGTTCCTTCGACGAGCGGATCCGCGACAGGTTCAGGCCGGCACCGGAGCCGCCCTTGAAGATGAAGCCCTCTTCCTTGTACCAGTTGAGGATCGAGTCCATGGAGTCGTCGACCGACAGGATGAAACACGCGCTGACCTGCTGCGGCGAGGGGGTGCCGACGTTGAACCAGACAGGCGAGTTGAAGGAGAAGTACTGGTTGAGCAGCATCCAGGTGAGCTCGTGCTCGAAGATCTCGCCGTCCTGCTCGGTGGCGAAGTAGCCGAAGTCCTGGCCCGCCTTGGCGTAGGTGGTGACGACCCGGTCGATCAGCGTCTTGAGGCTGGCCTCGCGCTGTTCGGTGCCGAGCGCTCCACGGAAGTACTTGGTGGTGACGATCGTGGAGGCGTTGACGCTCCACGACGACGGGAACTCGACCCCGTGCTGCTCGAAGACGGTCTCGCCGGTCCTCCAGTTGGTCTGCACCACGTCGCGGCGGTCCCACTCCACTTCGTCGTAGGGGTGCACCCCCTCTTTGGTGAAGACGCGCCCGATGGTGAGGCCCTTGCCCTGGGTCTCCGAGTTCTTGCGGCGTGTTCCGCGCGCGGCAGTGGCGGTCATTGTTTTCCCCTCGTGTGTATCCGGTGTTGTGTGTCAGATGAGTGTGCTGGCGCTGAGCGTCAACTGATCAGCGGTTCCTGGCTGAGCGCGCCGACGAGGACCTGACTGCCCTGCGGCGGTTGCTGCGACACGCTGAGTCGCAGCGTGTCGATCTCTCTCTGGAAGTCGTCGACCGAGTCGTAGTTCTTGTAGACGCTTGCGAAGCGCAGGTACGCGACGGCGTCCAACTCCTCGAGCGGCCCAAGGATGGCGACCCCGATCTTCTCGGACGGGATCTCCGCGAACCCTGAGGCACGCAGCGACTCCTCGACCCGCTGGGCGAGCGATGCCAACTGCGCGGGTGTCACGGGACGACCCTTGCAGGCCTTCGACACCCCACGGATGACCTTGTCCCTGCTGAACGCCTCGACGACCCCGGAGCGCTTCACGACGGTCAGCACGATCTGCTCGACGGTGGTGAACTTGCGCTCACACATCGGGCATGCACGCCTGCGCCGGATGGCCGAACCATCCTCTGTGGCACGCGAATCCGACACCTTGGTGTCGCCGTGCCTGCAGAACGGGCAGTGCATTGTCGTGGACCTTCCCTCGTGAATCCCCTGCGGAGGTACCAAGGTGCCACGTTCAGCTCAAAACCACAAGCCCTTGTGTAGCGACACGCCCAGAACCACTAGATATAGGAATTCTAGGCTGGCCCGGCACCCCAGACAAGCACTCCAGGGGCGACACGCCGAAGCGCTGACTAGGCCACGCTCACGGCTGCGTGACGTGCGCCCAGCCCGGGTCTCCGGCGACGTACTCGAACGCCGGATCGGGTGTGGCGTTGGCCGCGAACTGACCGACGCACATCGCCCCACCGACGACGGTCAGCGCACCGACCAGCGCCACCTTTGCGACAAGCCACGGCGACCTGGGCGCCGGACGGGAGGCGACGCACGAGGCGACCCTAGCGGTCGCGCCGGGGCGCTCGCCACGCCTGGGGTGGGCGACGGGGAGGCGGAGATCGGGGCGGCCGGCAGGCGTAACGGTGACGACTCTGCGGGACCCTGCGTCAACGACCTGGAAAGAAACTGCAGCGGCCATGGGGACCACCCCTCTCGTCCTAGAACAACTGTTCGATTACTGAGCTTAGCGCCTCGACTCTCGAAATGGAACATCCGTTCGATCCACGTGTCGCGTCGCCCTCAAGAAGCACTCAACACGACGCCTCCGACAGTTTCGTTTCGGCGTGTCGTCCCGCGACCAGGACGCAGTCAGGGAGAAGCGAAGACACGCTGCCCAATTTCGAACACACGTTCGTTCAGCGGCTACAGTGGGTCCATGCCCGACAAGACCCCACGCCGCGGACGGCCCACCAACGCCTCGCTCGCCGCCGAGTTCGGCAGCATCACCCCGCTGCCGGACGGCCCGGAGGACCTGCACGGCCTCACCGCGCGCCAGATGGCGATCCTCCAGGTGATCCGCGAGTCGATCGAGGAGGTCGGTTATCCACCGAGCATCCGCGAGGTCGCCACGCGCGCCGGCCTGGCGTCGACGTCGTCGGTCGCCTACCAACTCAAGGTGCTGGAGGAGAAGGGGTTCCTGCGCCGCGATCCGAACCGGCCCCGCGCCGTCGTAGTCCAGATGCCGGGCGAAAGCTCCGAGGACCTCGACCCGACGCAGCACTTCGACTCGGCGCCCCGCTCCGTCGCGGCTCCCCTGCTTGGCCGCATCGCGGCGGGCGGGCCGATCCTTGCGGAGCAGCAGGTCGACGACGTGTTCGCGCTTCCGAAGCAGTTGGTCGGCGATGGCGAGATCTTCATGCTCGAGGTCAAGGGCGACTCGATGATCGAGGCGGCGATCTGCGACGGCGACTGGGTCGTGGTGCGCAGGCAGAACGACGCCATCAACGGCGACATCGTGGCGGCCCTCCTTGACGACGAGGCCACCGTCAAGACGCTGCGCCGCAGGGACGGCGAGGTGTGGCTGCTGCCGCACAACGAGCGGTACTCCCCCATCGACGGCACCCACGCGCAGATCATGGGCAAGGTCGTCGCGGTGATGCGCAAGCTCTGAGCAGGAGCCAACGCCAAGGCGAAGACGAAGGAACCGGCCGACGCCAACGCGTCGGCCGCCTTCGTCTAGGGGCTCAGAGGCCCAGGAATGCGCGGAACTCGTCGCAGCAGCGCTCGGCCCGCTCCCGGTCGGGGAGTTCGCAGAAGATGCGCAGCAGCGGCTCGGTGCCCGAGAAGCGCGCGATGATCCAACCGTCCTCGAAGTAGACCTTGCAGCCGTCCTCGTAGGAGGTGCGCACGACGGGCTCGGAGAACTCGGGCAGCCGCTTCTCGACCATCAGCGTGTTGAGGATCTCCGGCTTGCGCTCCGGGTCGAATGAGAAGTCCGTCTCTGCCATGTAGTGCGGCGGGAACTGGCCGACGATCTCCTTGTAGATCTGGCTCATGGGCTTGCCGACGACCGCGATCATCTCGACGAGCAGCGCGGCGGCGTAGATGCCGTCCTTGCCGGAGATGTGGCCGCGCACCGTGAGGCCGCCGGAGCTCTCGCCGCCGATGATGGCGTCGGTCTCGAGCATCTTGCCGGAGATCCACTTGAATCCGACGGGGACCTCGTGGGACTCCTCGCCGAACATCGTGGCGACGTCGTCAAGCAGCGAGGTGGTCGCGACGTTGCGCACGACCGCGCCCTTCCAACCCTTGTACTTGAGCAGGTAGTAGTAGAGGATCACCAGCAACTGGTTGGGGTGCAGGAAGTTGCCCAGGTCGTCGATGATGCCGATCCGGTCGGCGTCACCGTCGGTGGCGATGCCGAGGTCGCACTTGTTCTCCACCACGTAGCGCGAAAGCGCCTGCAGCGTGTGGGAGGTCGGCGACGGGAGCCTGCCGCCGAAGAGCGTGTCGTGGCGGTCGTTGATGACCTCCACGTCGACGCGGGCGGTCATCAGGATGGTCTGGAGAGAGGTCTTCGACACGCCAAACATCGGGTCGAGCGCGACCTTGAGCCCCGCCTCGCGGATCGCCTCCATGTTGATCTGGGAGATGATCGAGTCGATGTAGCCGTTGAAGGTGTTGATCTCCTCGACGGCACCCGTCGCGATGGCCTTGGGGTAGGCGATCGAGGCGATGTCGGCCTCCGGCGCGCCCTCGAGGGCCTCCATCCGGCGCTCGACGTCGAGCGTCACGTCCTCGTCGGCGTCCTTGCCGCCGCGGGTGAACACCTTGATGCCGTTGTACAGCGCGGGGTTGTGGGACGCGGTGATGGCCATGCCGTACGGCAGGTTCTGGTCCTTGACCGTCCACATGATCAGCGGGGTCGGCGCCTGGGCGACCTTGATCACCTTTGTCGGGATGCCGTACCCGGCGAACACCTCCGCCGCCCACTGCGCCGCGACGTCCGAGAGGAACCGGCGGTCGTAACCGATCACGATCCCCTCGTCCGCGACGCCCTCGTCGCGCATCCGAGCCGCGAGGGCTGCGCTGAGCAGCCGCACGTTCGCCCTGATGAACTCGTCTCCGATGATTGCCCGCCAGCCGCCAGTGCCAAAGTTGATTCGTGCCACGCCTCAACAGTAGACCGGGCCCCCCGGAGAGCCGGTCATCCTAACGAGCGAATGCGCAACCATCATGCACACGTCGCTCACTGTGTCTCGGCGATCCTCGCCAAAGCTTCCGGGTCGTGCAGTTCGACGGTTGCCTTGTCGACGCGGATCAGGCCTGCCCTGCTGAGGGCACCCAGACGCCTGCTGAGCGTCTCCGGGCTCAGTCCGAGCAGCGAGGCGACGTCGCGCTTCGGCACCGGGAAGGTGACGGCGGGGCGACCGTCGCTCCACCGGGCGGGCAGTTCCAGCAGGTAGCCCGCGACCCGCGCGCCGGCGTCGACCCCGCTCACCGCCGCGAGCGACGCCTCCGCCGCTGACAGTCGCCGCGTGACGGCCCGCAGCATCCGCAGCCCGATGTCGGGGAACCGGTTCACCAGGTCCTCCAGATCCCGGTGTCGGAAACTGCACACCTCTGCCGGCTCGACGCTGACGGCGAGCCGGTCGTCCGCGTCTCCGGTGACGAAGCCGATCTCCCCGACGAAGTCGCCGGGGTGCAGAACCCGCAGGACCTGCTCCTGCCCGCCCGGCGCAACCCTCGACACGCGAAGTGCGCCGGAGTGCACCACCAGCAAGGTGCCGGCGCGCTCGCCGGGGCGTTGGGCCACCTCGCCCCTGTCGAGCCGCAACGGCCTCGCAAGCCGGGCGACCTCGCCCTGTTGGGCGGCGGTCAGCCCCGCGAAGATCGGCACCCGGCCGACGCAGGAGCCCCGATGGGTCATCGCCTCGCCTCCTCGACCAGCGGGAGCCTCGACGCCTCCGTGGCGGCCGGCCCGCGCATTCTCGTCAGGCGCAGCGCGTTCACGATCACCAGCAGCACGCTCGCCTCGTGCACCAGCATGCCACCCGCCAACCCGATGTCGCGGCTCAGGACCCCCACCAGCAGTACGGCGACCGTGGCGAGCGCGAGCGCCGTGTTCTGCCGCATCACGCGCACGGTCGCCCGGGCCACCCGCCTCGCGTGCGCGAACTGATCGAGCCTGTCGCCGAGGAGGACGACGTCGGCCGTCTCGACGGAGGCGTCCGTGCCGCCGACGCCCATCGCGACACCCACGTCGGCCCGTGCGAGCGCCGGGGCGTCGTTGACGCCGTCGCCCAGCATCACGACGGTGCGACCTGAGGCCTGCAGGTCGGCGACGGCCGCGGCCTTGTCTGCTGGGAGCAGCCTGCCGTGTGCCTCGTCGACGCCCAACGCCTCGGCGACCCGCCTCGTCGGGCCGTCCGCGTCCCCGCTGAGGGCGACCACCCGCTCGATCCCGGCCGCCCGGAGCCGCCGGATCGCGTCGGCGGCCTCGGCGCGGGGCTGGTCGGCGATGGCGATCAGGCCGAGCAGTCGGCGCTCGTCAGCGACGAACACCACGCTGGCGCCCTCCTCCTCGAGGCGGTCGGCGCGGGTCAGCGCCGCGACCCCTGGCGGGGCGCCGAACTCGGTGACGAAGTCCGGGGTGCCGACGGCGATCCGGCGGCCCTCATGGCGACCCGAGATGCCTGCGCCCGTGAGCACGTAGATGTCCTCGGGGCGACCGAGCGGGAGGCCGCGGGTCCTGGCTGCCGCGACGATGGCGGCGCCCAAGGGGTGTTCGCTCGCCGACTCGACGGCCGCCGCACTCTCCAGCACGTCCCCGCGCGCGACGCCTGGCTCCGCGACGACCTCGGTGACGGCGGGGCGACCGAGCGTCAGCGTCCCGGTCTTGTCGACGACGAGGGTGTCGGCCGAGGCGAGCGCCTCGAGCGCCTCGCCCGACTTGATCAGCACCCCCTGCCTGGCGATGGCGCCGAGGCCCGCGACGGCGGCGACGGGCACGGAGATGACGAGCGCGCCGGGGCAGGCGATCACCAGGAACACCAGGGCGAACTCGACGTCCCGGGTGAGCGCGAACACCAGCAGGGAGGCGAGCAGCACGCCCGGGGTGTAGTACCTGGCGAACCGTTCGAGGAACCGCTGCCGCCTGGTGCGCGATTCCTGCGCCTCCTCTACCAGGTCGATGATCCTGCCGTAGGTGGTTTCGGCGCCGATCAGTTCGGCCTCGACCTCCAGGTAGCCCGACGTCAGGAGCGTGGCCGCGCGGACGCGTTCCCCAGCGACCCTGTGCACCGGGCTCGGCTCGCCGGTGAGCGTGGACTCGTCGACCCATGCGTCGCCGGTCAGCACGGTCCCGTCGACCGCGATCCGCTCCCCCGTGGTGACGATCACCCGCTCGCCGGGGAGCACATCCTCGACGTCGACGGCGACCCGTCCGCCGTCGCGATCGATCGTCGCGCGGGTGGGGGCGAGCGCGACGAGGGCAAGCAGCGAGCGGCGGGTGCGTTCGAGGGTGCGCGCCTCCAGCCAGGCCCCGAACAGGAACAGGAACCCGACGACCGCTGCCTCGGTGGCCTCGCCGATGATGAGCGCGCCGACGATGGCGATCGTGACGAGCAGATCGATGCTGAAGGCCCGCACCCGAAGGGCGCGCAGCGCGCGCCGCGCGATCGGCCCGAGGCTCAGCAGCGCAGAGACGCTCAGCAGCACGGCGGCGACCTGCGAGGCCCCCGTGACGTGCGCGGCCAGCGCGGCGATCAGCAGCGCGCCGCTGGAGGCCGTCAAGGCGTCGCGGGCGTTCATTTCCGCACCGGGTACCCGAGCGCGTCCAGGTCGGCGACGAGGTCGTCGCGGGTCACCTTGCCGGGGTCGTACTCGACGCGCACGGCGTTGGAGGCGAAGCGGACCTTGACGGCGTCGACGCCCGGACGGCGCGCCAGGCCCCGTTCGATGGTTGCGATGCAACTGGGGCAGGTGAGGGGGACGGTGGTGAGCGTGACGGTGGACATTGGTTCCTCCTGGAACTGGGGTGCGGGCCGGATCGCCCGACACCCCCATGTCACCGCTTGGCGGCGTGAACCGCCTTGACCTGCGTCAAGCCAGGTCGATCAGATCCGCGTAGTCCTCGGACCAGAGGTCCTCGACGCCGTCCGGCAGCACAAGCACCCGGTCCGGATGCAGCGCCTCGACGGCCCCCGGGTCGTGCGTGACGAGCACGACGGCGCCCGCATAGGTGCGCAGCGCGCTGAGCACCTCGGCCCGCGACGCGGGGTCGAGGTTGTTGGTCGGCTCGTCGAGCAGCAGCACGTTGGCGGCGGAGACGACGAGCATGGCAAGCGAAAGGCGCGTCTTCTCGCCGCCGGAGAGCACCCTGGCCGGCTTGTCGACGTCATCGCCCGTGAACAGGAACGAGCCGAGCACCTTGCGCACGTCGGTGTCGTTGAGGTTGGGCGAGGCCGAGACCATGTTGGCGAGCACGGACCGGTCGACGTCGAGGGTCTCGTGTTCCTGCGCGTAGTACCCGACGCGCGCGCCGTGGCCGAGTTCGACCCGGCCGGCAGTCGGCTCCTCGATGCCGTAGAGGACGCGCAGCATGGTGGTCTTTCCCGCGCCGTTCAGGCCGAGAATGACGACCTTCGAGCCTCGGTCGACCGCGAGATCGACCGCGGTGAACACCTCGAGCGAGCCGTAGGACTTGCTGAGCTCGAATCCCCGCACGGGCGTCTTGCCGGAGGGTGCCGGGTCGGGGAAGCGGATCTTGGCGACCTGGTCGACGGCGCGCTCCCCCTCGACGCCCGCGAGCAGTCGCTCGGCCCGTTTGGCCATGTTCTGCGCCGCGACGGCCTTCGTGGCCTTCGCGCGCATCTTGTCCGCCTGCGCCATCAACTGGGCGGCCTTGCGTTCCGCGTTGACCAGTTCGCGCTTGCGGCGCTTCTCGTCGGTCTCGCGCTGCAGCAGGTACCGCTTCCAGTCCATCGAGTAGACGTCCATTTCGGAGCGGTTCGCGTCGAGGTGGAAGACCTTGTTGACGACGGCCTCGAGCAGCGCCGTGTCGTGGGAGATGATGATCAGCCCGCCCGCGAAGCCCTGCAGGTAGCTGCGCAGCCACACGATGGAGTCGGCGTCGAGGTGGTTGGTCGGCTCATCGAGCAGGAGCGTGTCGGCGTCGGAGAACAGGATCCTTGCCAGTTCGATGCGGCGCCGCTGGCCACCGGAGAGCGTCTTGAGGGGCTGGCCGAGCACCCGGTCGGGCAGGCCGAGGTTCGACGCGATCCGCGCGGCCTCCGACTCCGCCGCGTAGCCTCCCGCGGCGAGGAAGGCGGCCTCGGCGCGGGTGTATGCCGACATGGCCTCGTCGCGTTCGGCGCCGTCGGCGCTGGCCATGGTCTCCTCGGTGCGCCGCATCCGGCGGATGGCCTGGTCGAGGCCGCGGGCGCCGAGGATGCGGTCGCGGGCGATCTGTTCGGGGTCACCGGAGCGGGGGTCCTGCGGCAGGTAGCCGAGTTGGCCGGTGCGGTTGACGGTGCCTGCGGCGGGCTGGGACTCGCCGGACAGGATCCGCGTCAGGGTCGTCTTCCCTGCGCCGTTGCGGCCGACGAGGCCGATCCGGTCGCCCGGGATCACCTGAAAACTGACAGGCGAAAGCAGCAAGCGGGCGCCTGCCCGCACCTCGATGTCCTTGACCTGTAGCACCGACCTAGTCTGTCGCTCCTGGCGCGATTAGCCAAAACTGCCGCGTCGCCAGGCCACCCCGACGGGTGAGGTCCGCCCCACAGGGCTATCGTGTGCGCCATGGAGCCGACGATCCGCGTTCTTCTCGCCGAAGACGACCCCCTGGCTCAGGAGGCGGTTGCGGCCTACCTTGCCCGCACCCCCGACCTGGAACTGGTCGGCGTGGCTGGAGACGGGATCGCCGCCGTCGACCTGGCCCGCTCGGTGCGACCCGACGTCGCCGTGGTCGACATCCACCTTCCGGGGATCGACGGCATCGAGGTGACGCGGCGCCTCACGGCCCCTCCATTGAGCGTCAAGGTGTTGTGCTTCACCGCGCTCGGCGACGATCAGATGATGGTGCGAGCCATCGAGGCGGGCGCCGACGGCTTCCTGCTGAAGTCCGACAGCGTCGGCCTGATCCTGCACGGCATCCGCAGCGCGGCTAACGGGGAGGCGTTGGTCTCCCCGAAGCTGGTGACGGCGCTGTTGACGTCGCGCGCGAACCGCGCGGAGCCGCCAGGAACGCTCTCCGAGACCGATCGGCGACTGCTGATGCTGATCGGGCAGGGGCGCAGCAATGCCGAGATCGCCGAGGAGATGTTCCTGGCGACCACCACCGTCAAGACCTACGTCAGCCGGCTGCTGAGGCGCCTGGCCGTGAGGAACAGGGCGGCGCTTGCCGCCCGGGCCCACGAATGGGGCCTCGTGCCGCGAAGGTGACCTGAACTGGCCCGCAGGGGTTGGAAGATGGGCCAACGCAACGGATGTGAGGGGGATGCTCGTGAGCACAGAAGCCCGGCGCCCCCTGTATGCCAGATCCGGCTGGTTCGAGCCGACACTCGCGCTGTCGGTCTTCGCGCTGCAGGTCAGCACGATCGCGGCCGACGGTCCGCGCCCCGCCTTCCTGTGGGTGCTGGACGTGCTCGCCTGCCTGGGAGCGGGCCTCTCCGGGTACCGCCCCGCCATTGGGGTGGCGCTGCTCGCGGTTGGGCTCCTCGGCCAGTTCGCGGGCGCGCCTGCCGAGACGGGCATGTCCGGCTTCGCCGCGCTCACCGGGATCTTCGCCGCCGTCCGGATCAGGTACCGGCACTGGGTGCCCATCGCGACGGGCCTCGCGGTCGTGGCGTTCCTGCTGCTCGTCTTCCACGCGCCGACGGTGTGGGGCCAGATGGCGGCATCTGCCGCGCTGTACTGCGTCTCCCTCGTGCTGACGGTCGGCGGCGCGAACCTGTGGCGCGGTGCCGTGCTGCGGGTGCGTCAGGAGCGCGAACTGGCGGAGCAGCGCTCCGAGGCGCGCCGGCTCGCGTTGGCGCGGGACCTGCACGACTCGGTCGCCCAGAGCCTCTCGCACGCCGCGATGCGAGCGCACATGGCGCTCGGAGAGCCGGACCTGCAGCCAGCGGTGCGCGACCAGTTGGAGCGGATCGCGGGCGAGTGCAGTTCCGCGGCACAGGACCTGCGCCAGTTGCTCTCGACGCTGCGCGAGGGCCAGAGTCTCGATCCCGACCGGGGCCTCCTGATCGACGATGAGCACCTCGCGGGCGCTGTGGAGCAGCAACGCCAGAGGCTCTGCGCCGCGGGTCTGCACGCCGACGTGCGACTCGAGCAGCGCCACATGAGCGCGGCGCGGGCGACCACGATCGCCAAGATCACCGTCGAGGCCGTGACGAACATGATCCGCCACGGAGTGCCCGGCTCAAAGTGTTCGATCCGGATCGCCGAGGTGGACGGTCACGTCCGTGCGACCTACTCGAACCTGA is a genomic window containing:
- a CDS encoding cation transporter; amino-acid sequence: MSTVTLTTVPLTCPSCIATIERGLARRPGVDAVKVRFASNAVRVEYDPGKVTRDDLVADLDALGYPVRK
- a CDS encoding heavy metal translocating P-type ATPase, whose translation is MNARDALTASSGALLIAALAAHVTGASQVAAVLLSVSALLSLGPIARRALRALRVRAFSIDLLVTIAIVGALIIGEATEAAVVGFLFLFGAWLEARTLERTRRSLLALVALAPTRATIDRDGGRVAVDVEDVLPGERVIVTTGERIAVDGTVLTGDAWVDESTLTGEPSPVHRVAGERVRAATLLTSGYLEVEAELIGAETTYGRIIDLVEEAQESRTRRQRFLERFARYYTPGVLLASLLVFALTRDVEFALVFLVIACPGALVISVPVAAVAGLGAIARQGVLIKSGEALEALASADTLVVDKTGTLTLGRPAVTEVVAEPGVARGDVLESAAAVESASEHPLGAAIVAAARTRGLPLGRPEDIYVLTGAGISGRHEGRRIAVGTPDFVTEFGAPPGVAALTRADRLEEEGASVVFVADERRLLGLIAIADQPRAEAADAIRRLRAAGIERVVALSGDADGPTRRVAEALGVDEAHGRLLPADKAAAVADLQASGRTVVMLGDGVNDAPALARADVGVAMGVGGTDASVETADVVLLGDRLDQFAHARRVARATVRVMRQNTALALATVAVLLVGVLSRDIGLAGGMLVHEASVLLVIVNALRLTRMRGPAATEASRLPLVEEARR
- a CDS encoding ABC-F family ATP-binding cassette domain-containing protein yields the protein MLQVKDIEVRAGARLLLSPVSFQVIPGDRIGLVGRNGAGKTTLTRILSGESQPAAGTVNRTGQLGYLPQDPRSGDPEQIARDRILGARGLDQAIRRMRRTEETMASADGAERDEAMSAYTRAEAAFLAAGGYAAESEAARIASNLGLPDRVLGQPLKTLSGGQRRRIELARILFSDADTLLLDEPTNHLDADSIVWLRSYLQGFAGGLIIISHDTALLEAVVNKVFHLDANRSEMDVYSMDWKRYLLQRETDEKRRKRELVNAERKAAQLMAQADKMRAKATKAVAAQNMAKRAERLLAGVEGERAVDQVAKIRFPDPAPSGKTPVRGFELSKSYGSLEVFTAVDLAVDRGSKVVILGLNGAGKTTMLRVLYGIEEPTAGRVELGHGARVGYYAQEHETLDVDRSVLANMVSASPNLNDTDVRKVLGSFLFTGDDVDKPARVLSGGEKTRLSLAMLVVSAANVLLLDEPTNNLDPASRAEVLSALRTYAGAVVLVTHDPGAVEALHPDRVLVLPDGVEDLWSEDYADLIDLA
- the nrdR gene encoding transcriptional regulator NrdR, translated to MHCPFCRHGDTKVSDSRATEDGSAIRRRRACPMCERKFTTVEQIVLTVVKRSGVVEAFSRDKVIRGVSKACKGRPVTPAQLASLAQRVEESLRASGFAEIPSEKIGVAILGPLEELDAVAYLRFASVYKNYDSVDDFQREIDTLRLSVSQQPPQGSQVLVGALSQEPLIS
- a CDS encoding histidine kinase produces the protein MSTEARRPLYARSGWFEPTLALSVFALQVSTIAADGPRPAFLWVLDVLACLGAGLSGYRPAIGVALLAVGLLGQFAGAPAETGMSGFAALTGIFAAVRIRYRHWVPIATGLAVVAFLLLVFHAPTVWGQMAASAALYCVSLVLTVGGANLWRGAVLRVRQERELAEQRSEARRLALARDLHDSVAQSLSHAAMRAHMALGEPDLQPAVRDQLERIAGECSSAAQDLRQLLSTLREGQSLDPDRGLLIDDEHLAGAVEQQRQRLCAAGLHADVRLEQRHMSAARATTIAKITVEAVTNMIRHGVPGSKCSIRIAEVDGHVRATYSNLTTRTPRPAGLGLLGVQERAALLKGRCSVTFEDGVWTLTVTLPPGYESREEALLDRHTIA
- a CDS encoding phosphoglucomutase/phosphomannomutase family protein, coding for MARINFGTGGWRAIIGDEFIRANVRLLSAALAARMRDEGVADEGIVIGYDRRFLSDVAAQWAAEVFAGYGIPTKVIKVAQAPTPLIMWTVKDQNLPYGMAITASHNPALYNGIKVFTRGGKDADEDVTLDVERRMEALEGAPEADIASIAYPKAIATGAVEEINTFNGYIDSIISQINMEAIREAGLKVALDPMFGVSKTSLQTILMTARVDVEVINDRHDTLFGGRLPSPTSHTLQALSRYVVENKCDLGIATDGDADRIGIIDDLGNFLHPNQLLVILYYYLLKYKGWKGAVVRNVATTSLLDDVATMFGEESHEVPVGFKWISGKMLETDAIIGGESSGGLTVRGHISGKDGIYAAALLVEMIAVVGKPMSQIYKEIVGQFPPHYMAETDFSFDPERKPEILNTLMVEKRLPEFSEPVVRTSYEDGCKVYFEDGWIIARFSGTEPLLRIFCELPDRERAERCCDEFRAFLGL
- a CDS encoding Crp/Fnr family transcriptional regulator, whose amino-acid sequence is MTHRGSCVGRVPIFAGLTAAQQGEVARLARPLRLDRGEVAQRPGERAGTLLVVHSGALRVSRVAPGGQEQVLRVLHPGDFVGEIGFVTGDADDRLAVSVEPAEVCSFRHRDLEDLVNRFPDIGLRMLRAVTRRLSAAEASLAAVSGVDAGARVAGYLLELPARWSDGRPAVTFPVPKRDVASLLGLSPETLSRRLGALSRAGLIRVDKATVELHDPEALARIAETQ
- the lexA gene encoding transcriptional repressor LexA; the protein is MPDKTPRRGRPTNASLAAEFGSITPLPDGPEDLHGLTARQMAILQVIRESIEEVGYPPSIREVATRAGLASTSSVAYQLKVLEEKGFLRRDPNRPRAVVVQMPGESSEDLDPTQHFDSAPRSVAAPLLGRIAAGGPILAEQQVDDVFALPKQLVGDGEIFMLEVKGDSMIEAAICDGDWVVVRRQNDAINGDIVAALLDDEATVKTLRRRDGEVWLLPHNERYSPIDGTHAQIMGKVVAVMRKL
- a CDS encoding response regulator transcription factor, whose protein sequence is MEPTIRVLLAEDDPLAQEAVAAYLARTPDLELVGVAGDGIAAVDLARSVRPDVAVVDIHLPGIDGIEVTRRLTAPPLSVKVLCFTALGDDQMMVRAIEAGADGFLLKSDSVGLILHGIRSAANGEALVSPKLVTALLTSRANRAEPPGTLSETDRRLLMLIGQGRSNAEIAEEMFLATTTVKTYVSRLLRRLAVRNRAALAARAHEWGLVPRR